From Caldisalinibacter kiritimatiensis, one genomic window encodes:
- a CDS encoding acetyl-CoA carboxylase biotin carboxylase subunit, with the protein MFKKILIANRGEIAVRIIRACKELGIQTVAVYSDIDKDSLHVHMADEAICIGPAISTKSYLKIENIISAAKATKAEAIHPGYGFLSENPKFAQMCELHDIKLIGPKKEHIEKMGNKSEARKTMIEAGVPVVPGSEEATTEADEALNIAREIGFPVMIKAASGGGGRGMRIVYEEKDFINKFNMAKSESSAAFGDDSMYIEKFVEEPRHIEFQILADEHGNVIHLGERDCSLQRRNQKVLEEAPCGVMDDELRQKMGEAALKAAKAVNYVNAGTIEFLLDKYNNFYFIEMNTRIQVEHPVTELITNVDLIKEQIKIAAGEKLQFTQKDVKFNGHAIECRINAEDIINNFRPSPGLVEEYFAPGGNGVRIDSHLYSGYNIPATYDSMIGKLIVWGKDRNEALNRMKRALDETVILGIETNLEFHRQILNNEKFINNKINTSFIEKEIMNNEL; encoded by the coding sequence ATGTTTAAAAAGATACTTATTGCCAACAGGGGAGAAATTGCAGTAAGGATAATAAGAGCTTGTAAAGAATTAGGAATACAAACAGTTGCAGTATATTCTGATATTGATAAAGATTCGCTACATGTGCATATGGCAGATGAGGCTATATGTATAGGTCCTGCTATTTCAACAAAGAGTTATTTAAAAATAGAGAATATAATAAGTGCTGCAAAGGCGACAAAAGCAGAAGCTATACATCCTGGATATGGTTTTTTATCTGAAAATCCAAAGTTTGCCCAAATGTGTGAATTACATGATATAAAGCTTATAGGACCAAAAAAAGAGCATATCGAAAAGATGGGAAATAAATCAGAGGCAAGAAAAACAATGATAGAAGCTGGTGTACCAGTAGTTCCAGGATCAGAGGAAGCTACTACTGAAGCAGACGAAGCTCTAAATATAGCTAGGGAGATAGGATTTCCTGTAATGATAAAGGCAGCAAGCGGCGGTGGCGGTAGAGGTATGAGAATAGTCTATGAAGAAAAAGATTTTATAAACAAGTTTAACATGGCTAAGTCAGAGTCTTCTGCTGCCTTTGGTGATGATTCTATGTATATAGAAAAATTTGTTGAGGAACCAAGACATATAGAGTTTCAAATACTTGCAGATGAACATGGAAATGTTATTCACTTAGGAGAAAGGGATTGTTCATTACAAAGACGTAATCAAAAGGTATTAGAAGAAGCACCTTGTGGAGTAATGGATGATGAACTAAGACAAAAAATGGGCGAGGCAGCATTAAAAGCAGCTAAAGCTGTTAATTATGTAAATGCGGGAACAATAGAATTTTTATTGGATAAATATAATAACTTTTATTTTATAGAAATGAATACAAGAATACAGGTTGAACATCCAGTAACGGAATTAATAACAAATGTAGATTTAATTAAAGAGCAAATTAAAATAGCAGCTGGAGAAAAACTTCAATTTACACAAAAGGATGTTAAATTCAATGGACATGCAATAGAATGTAGAATAAACGCTGAAGATATCATTAATAACTTCAGACCATCTCCAGGACTTGTAGAAGAGTATTTTGCTCCTGGGGGAAATGGAGTACGAATTGATAGTCATTTATATAGCGGATATAACATTCCAGCTACCTATGATTCTATGATAGGAAAGTTAATAGTATGGGGAAAAGACAGAAATGAAGCCTTAAATAGAATGAAAAGAGCTTTAGATGAAACTGTAATATTAGGTATAGAAACAAATTTAGAATTCCATAGACAGATACTAAACAATGAAAAGTTTATAAACAATAAAATCAATACTTCCTTTATAGAAAAAGAGATAATGAATAATGAACTATAA
- a CDS encoding ABC transporter ATP-binding protein: MKNNQLLKVKGLNIQYITDEGVVKAVNDIDFELKKGETLGLVGETGAGKTTTALGIMRLVPNPPGKIMGGEIIFEDKNLLEISEEEMRRIRGNKISMIFQDPMTSLNPVLTVGDQIAEVIEIHQNVSRQEAIKKAGDMLELVGIPKARANDYPHQFSGGMKQRVIIAIALACNPQLLIADEPTTALDVTIQAQVLDLMNNLKNEFGTALIMITHDLGVVAEVADKVAIMYAGEIIEYGPIEAIFENTKHPYTMGLFGSIPKLDEDADRLNPIKGLMPDPTDLPTGCKFHPRCPYATELCAKQEPKVTDIGNGHKVKCLIQEGLVNPKEVE, encoded by the coding sequence ATGAAGAATAATCAATTATTAAAAGTTAAGGGTTTAAACATTCAGTATATAACAGATGAAGGTGTAGTAAAAGCTGTTAATGATATAGATTTTGAACTTAAAAAAGGAGAAACATTGGGTCTAGTTGGAGAAACTGGAGCAGGAAAAACAACTACTGCATTAGGTATTATGAGATTAGTACCAAATCCTCCAGGAAAGATTATGGGTGGAGAGATAATCTTTGAAGATAAAAATCTATTAGAAATCTCTGAAGAAGAAATGAGAAGAATCAGAGGTAATAAAATATCAATGATTTTCCAGGACCCAATGACTTCACTAAATCCTGTTTTAACAGTAGGAGACCAAATAGCTGAGGTTATAGAAATACATCAGAACGTTTCAAGACAAGAAGCTATTAAAAAAGCTGGAGATATGTTAGAACTTGTTGGTATTCCAAAAGCTAGAGCAAATGACTATCCGCATCAATTCTCTGGTGGTATGAAACAAAGGGTTATTATAGCGATAGCGTTAGCATGTAACCCACAGCTTTTAATTGCTGACGAGCCTACTACAGCATTAGATGTTACAATTCAGGCTCAGGTTCTTGATTTAATGAATAATTTAAAAAATGAATTTGGAACAGCATTAATTATGATTACGCACGACCTTGGAGTAGTAGCAGAGGTTGCTGATAAAGTTGCTATTATGTATGCAGGAGAAATTATAGAGTACGGTCCAATCGAAGCTATATTTGAAAATACAAAGCATCCATATACAATGGGACTTTTTGGTTCTATTCCTAAGCTTGATGAAGATGCTGATAGATTAAATCCAATAAAAGGTTTAATGCCTGATCCAACAGATCTGCCAACTGGATGTAAATTCCATCCAAGATGTCCGTATGCTACTGAATTATGTGCTAAACAAGAACCTAAAGTTACTGACATTGGAAACGGACATAAAGTTAAATGTTTAATTCAAGAGGGTCTTGTTAATCCGAAGGAGGTAGAATAA
- a CDS encoding ABC transporter ATP-binding protein, with translation MADKILEVKNLKKYFKTPKGMLHAVDGVNFSIERGKTLGVVGESGCGKSTTGRVVLRLLDATDGEVIFEGKNILNYDKKQMRKLRREMQIIFQDPFASLNPRMTVSEIIAEPLIIHNITKDKKELDKKVEELMETVGLAERLVNAYPHELDGGRRQRIGIARALALNPKFIVCDEPVSALDVSIQAQVLNLMQDLQDELGLTYMFITHDLSVVKHFSDDIAVMYLGQLVEKASSKELFKNPFHPYTKALLSAIPVASLKHKKERILLKGEITSPINPEPGCRFAKRCPYAKDECFNKQPELRDLGNEHFVACHFVEEINNL, from the coding sequence ATGGCAGATAAAATTCTAGAGGTAAAGAACCTTAAGAAATATTTTAAAACTCCAAAGGGTATGCTACATGCAGTTGACGGAGTTAACTTCTCTATCGAAAGAGGAAAGACATTAGGAGTAGTTGGAGAATCAGGATGTGGTAAATCAACTACAGGAAGAGTGGTTTTAAGATTATTAGATGCTACAGATGGAGAAGTAATATTTGAAGGTAAAAACATATTAAATTATGATAAAAAGCAGATGAGAAAGCTTAGAAGAGAAATGCAGATTATTTTCCAAGACCCTTTTGCATCATTAAACCCAAGAATGACTGTTAGTGAAATAATAGCTGAGCCATTAATTATACACAATATTACAAAGGATAAAAAGGAATTAGATAAAAAAGTAGAAGAGTTAATGGAAACTGTTGGATTAGCAGAAAGACTTGTTAATGCTTATCCCCATGAGCTTGATGGAGGAAGAAGACAAAGAATCGGTATAGCTAGAGCATTAGCGTTAAATCCTAAGTTTATAGTATGTGATGAGCCCGTATCAGCATTAGACGTTTCAATCCAAGCTCAGGTTCTTAACTTAATGCAAGACCTACAAGATGAGTTAGGATTAACATATATGTTTATTACCCACGACTTATCAGTTGTTAAGCATTTCTCAGATGATATAGCGGTTATGTATCTTGGGCAGCTAGTTGAAAAAGCGTCATCTAAGGAATTATTCAAAAACCCATTTCATCCTTATACAAAGGCACTATTATCAGCTATACCAGTGGCAAGCTTAAAGCATAAAAAGGAAAGGATTTTATTAAAAGGTGAAATTACTTCACCAATCAATCCAGAACCAGGATGTAGATTTGCTAAGAGATGTCCTTATGCTAAAGATGAGTGCTTCAATAAGCAACCTGAACTAAGGGATTTAGGAAATGAGCATTTTGTGGCATGTCATTTTGTTGAAGAAATAAATAATTTGTAA
- the accB gene encoding acetyl-CoA carboxylase biotin carboxyl carrier protein, translating to MNIKEITELILTIDKTSIQKVEIEEKDTRISISKSAGNEPTYVEVNDTEIKTANIQQPIEEKMEEIEIAAVEEEDLFVVKSPIVGVYYEAPSPGADPFVKVGDKVNEGQTLCIIEAMKIMNEIESEVSGEIVEILVENEEVVEYGQPLMKIRR from the coding sequence GTGAATATAAAGGAAATAACAGAGTTGATATTAACTATTGATAAAACGAGCATACAAAAGGTTGAGATTGAAGAAAAGGATACAAGGATTAGTATTTCTAAATCAGCTGGCAATGAGCCTACATATGTAGAGGTAAATGATACGGAAATTAAAACTGCAAATATTCAACAACCTATAGAAGAAAAGATGGAAGAAATAGAAATAGCTGCAGTAGAGGAAGAGGATTTGTTTGTAGTTAAATCACCAATAGTAGGGGTTTATTATGAAGCACCAAGCCCAGGAGCAGACCCATTTGTAAAAGTAGGAGATAAAGTAAATGAAGGACAAACTCTGTGCATTATAGAGGCTATGAAGATAATGAATGAAATAGAAAGTGAAGTATCGGGCGAAATAGTTGAGATATTAGTAGAAAATGAAGAAGTTGTAGAATATGGACAACCGTTAATGAAAATTAGGAGGTAA
- a CDS encoding ABC transporter permease: MATNVAVKDKGAGQSKVKRKKRSQLMEVWRRLKKNKMAMVGLAILAVLALTAICADYIADYEEVVIKQNLKERLQGPSADHWLGTDEFGRDIFARLVHGARVSLAVGIIAVGISILVGGILGSIAGFYGGKIDNVIMRIMDVFLAIPSILLAIAIVTALGPNLTNLMIAVGISSVPQYARIVRASVLSIRDQEFIEAARAIGASDSRIIFKHIIPNALAPVIVQGTLGVAGAILSTAGLSFIGLGIQPPAPEWGAMLAGGRAYLRYAWHVTTFPGLAIMITILALNFLGDGLRDALDPRLKQ; this comes from the coding sequence ATGGCGACAAATGTAGCCGTTAAAGATAAAGGTGCAGGGCAATCTAAGGTTAAGAGAAAGAAAAGAAGTCAATTGATGGAAGTTTGGAGAAGATTAAAAAAGAATAAAATGGCTATGGTTGGTTTAGCTATATTGGCGGTACTTGCTCTTACCGCAATATGTGCTGATTATATTGCTGATTATGAAGAAGTAGTTATTAAGCAAAATCTTAAAGAAAGATTACAGGGACCAAGTGCTGACCACTGGTTAGGAACTGATGAGTTCGGTAGAGATATATTTGCAAGACTTGTACACGGAGCTAGAGTATCATTAGCTGTTGGTATTATAGCAGTTGGTATATCAATATTAGTCGGAGGAATATTAGGTTCTATTGCAGGCTTTTATGGTGGTAAAATTGACAACGTAATTATGAGAATTATGGACGTATTCTTAGCTATTCCTAGTATTTTATTAGCAATTGCTATAGTAACTGCTTTAGGACCAAATTTAACTAACTTAATGATAGCGGTTGGTATATCTTCAGTACCACAATATGCAAGAATTGTAAGAGCATCAGTATTATCTATTCGTGACCAAGAGTTCATAGAAGCGGCTAGAGCTATCGGAGCAAGTGATTCAAGAATAATTTTCAAACACATAATTCCAAATGCATTAGCACCTGTTATAGTTCAAGGTACGTTAGGAGTTGCAGGAGCTATTCTTTCAACAGCAGGACTAAGCTTTATCGGACTAGGTATTCAGCCACCAGCACCTGAATGGGGTGCAATGCTTGCTGGAGGTAGAGCATATTTAAGATATGCATGGCACGTAACTACATTCCCTGGTTTAGCGATTATGATTACAATACTTGCGCTAAACTTCTTAGGGGACGGTTTAAGAGATGCTTTAGACCCAAGATTAAAGCAGTAG